A genomic segment from Vicinamibacterales bacterium encodes:
- a CDS encoding HAD family hydrolase gives MSIDTVFLDAGGVLCHPSWPRVAGALVRHGATVTAAALATAEQRATHELDQASVIGATDDRSRGWLYFNLVLRHAGVEQNAGTDAALAELREYHKVENLWEHVEPDVVPALAALRARGLRLVVVSNANGRLKHLFDRLDLTRWFDHVLDSHEWGVEKPDPRLFQIALEQARASAERTIHVGDLYHVDVVGARRAGLREAVLFDVAGLYGMVDCPRVDSFATLVEWLDGTSGNQTRKRVP, from the coding sequence ATGTCCATCGACACCGTGTTCCTTGACGCCGGCGGCGTCCTCTGTCATCCCTCGTGGCCGCGCGTGGCCGGCGCGCTGGTCCGTCACGGCGCCACCGTGACGGCGGCGGCGCTCGCCACGGCCGAGCAGCGCGCGACCCACGAACTGGATCAGGCCTCGGTGATTGGCGCCACCGACGACCGGTCGCGAGGGTGGCTCTATTTCAACCTCGTGCTGCGGCATGCCGGCGTCGAACAGAACGCCGGCACCGACGCCGCGCTCGCCGAGCTGCGCGAGTATCACAAGGTCGAGAATCTGTGGGAACACGTCGAGCCGGACGTGGTGCCGGCGCTGGCGGCGCTGCGGGCGCGCGGGCTGCGGCTGGTGGTGGTGTCGAACGCCAACGGCCGCCTCAAGCACCTGTTCGATCGCCTGGATCTCACGCGCTGGTTCGATCACGTGCTGGACTCACACGAGTGGGGCGTCGAGAAGCCGGACCCGCGGTTGTTCCAGATCGCCCTCGAGCAGGCGCGGGCGAGCGCCGAGCGCACCATTCACGTCGGCGACCTGTATCACGTGGACGTAGTGGGCGCCCGCCGCGCCGGCCTGCGCGAGGCGGTGTTGTTCGACGTGGCGGGACTTTACGGGATGGTTGACTGCCCGCGCGTCGATTCGTTCGCCACCCTGGTCGAATGGCTGGACGGGACGAGCGGGAACCAGACCCGGAAGCGCGTGCCCTGA